The Streptomyces sp. HUAS MG91 sequence AGCCCGCCTTGACGCGGGCCGCGCGCGTCGGGTCGCCCTCCGCCCCGGGCGCCTCGGCGTGCCTGCGCCGCCAGAGCGTGACGGCGGCCATCACCAGCAGGATGACGCCGATGGAGCCGCGGACGAGCCCGTCGCCCGCGAACGCGAGGAAGACGGTGCCGACGACCACTCCCCCGGCCACGGCCGGGAAGAGCCGCCACAGCGTCGGCCAGTGGGCGTGCCTGCGGTAGGTCAGCACGGCGAGGATGTCGCCGCAGATGAGGATGGGCAACAGCACGCCGGTGGAGTCGCGGGCGGGCAGGATCGCGGCGAAGACGGCGAGGCTGACGGTGTTGGCCCCGCTGACGGCGGTCTTGGAGAAGCCCACCAGGAGGGCCGCGGCGGCCAGCGCCGTGAACCCCCAGGGGGTGACGCCGAATATCTCGTGCATGTGCTCCGTCTCCGCCGGTCCGGGGTGCCCGCCTGCCGTGCGCCCCGGGACACTTTCGCACTACACGCGTTCCGCGCAGAAGGAGCCCCGGCGGGGCTTTGCATAACCATGAGCAGTGATGCATACTCTTCCTATGTCCAAGGTCCTCACTTCCCTTCCCGCCGGCGAGCGCGTCGGCATCGCCTTCTCGGGCGGCCTCGACACGTCCGTCGCGGTCGCGTGGATGCGCGACAAGGGCGCCGTCCCGTGCACCTACACCGCGAACATCGGCCAGTACGACGAGCCCGACATCGACTCGGTGCCCGGCCGCGCCAAGACCTACGGCGCCGAGATCGCCCGCCTGGTCGACTGCCGCGAGGCGCTGGTCGAGGAGGGCCTGGCCGCGCTGACCTGCGGCGCGTTCCACATCCGCTCGGGCGGTCGCGCGTACTTCAACACGACGCCGCTGGGCCGCGCGGTCACCGGCACGCTCCTGGTGCGGGCGATGCTCGAGGACAACGTGCAGATCTGGGGCGACGGCTCCACGTACAAGGGCAATGACATCGAGCGGTTCTACCGCTACGGCCTGCTGGCCAACCCGAACCTGCGGATCTACAAGCCCTGGCTCGACGCGGGCTTCGTGGCCGAGCTGGGCGGCCGTCAGGAGATGTCGGAGTGGCTGGTCGCCCACGGCCTGCCCTACCGGGACTCCGCGGAGAAGGCGTACTCCACCGACGCCAACATCTGGGGCGCCACGCACGAGGCGAAGATCCTCGAGCACCTGGACACGGGTGTGGAGACGGTCGAGCCGATCATGGGTGTGAAGTTCTGGGACCCGTCGGTGGAGATCCCCACCGAGGACGTCACCATCGGCTTCAAGGAGGGGCGTCCGGTCACGGTCAACGGCAAGGAGTTCGCCTCCGCCGTCGACCTGGTGATGGAGGCCAACGCCATCGGCGGCCGCCACGGCATGGGCATGTCCGACCAGATCGAGAACCGGATCATCGAGGCCAAGAGCCGCGGCATCTACGAGGCCCCGGGCATGGCGCTGCTGCACGCCGCCTACGAGCGGCTCGTGAACGCGATCCACAACGAGGACACCCTCGCCCAGTACCACTCCGAGGGCCGGCGCCTGGGCCGTCTGATGTACGAGGGCCGCTGGCTGGACCCGCAGGCCCTGATGATCCGCGAGTCGCTCCAGCGCTGGGTCGGCGCCGCGGTCACCGGTGAGGTCACGCTGCGGCTGCGGCGCGGCGAGGACTACTCGATCCTCGACACGACGGGCCCGGCGTTCAGCTACCACCCGGACAAGCTCTCCATGGAGCGCACCGAGGACTCGGCGTTCGGTCCTGTCGACCGGATCGGCCAGCTCACCATGCGCAACCTGGACATCGCCGACTCGCGCGCCAAGCTGGAGCAGTACGCGGGGCTCGGGCTGCTCGGTTCCGGTGACTCGGCGCTCGGCGCCGGCCTCATCGGCGCGCTGCCGGAGGGCGGGGCGCAGGCCATCGCCTCCCGCGGTGAGGTGTCCGGGGAGGACGAGGCTCTGGACAGGGCCGCGATGGAGTTCGGCACCGACTGACTCCGTCGGTTCAGCAGGGAGGACCGGGTCGGCGCTGGGAGGCGTCGGGCCGGTCCTCTTTTTGTGCGTTGCCGGGTGCGCG is a genomic window containing:
- a CDS encoding sulfite exporter TauE/SafE family protein, coding for MHEIFGVTPWGFTALAAAALLVGFSKTAVSGANTVSLAVFAAILPARDSTGVLLPILICGDILAVLTYRRHAHWPTLWRLFPAVAGGVVVGTVFLAFAGDGLVRGSIGVILLVMAAVTLWRRRHAEAPGAEGDPTRAARVKAGSYGVLGGFTTMVANAGGPVMSMYLLSAGFKKLGFLGTSAWFFLIVNSAKVPFSVGLGLIDGRSLLLDAALVAFVVPGALIGKVAVNRINQRLFEQLVIAATVLGGLQLLLR
- the argG gene encoding argininosuccinate synthase, with amino-acid sequence MSKVLTSLPAGERVGIAFSGGLDTSVAVAWMRDKGAVPCTYTANIGQYDEPDIDSVPGRAKTYGAEIARLVDCREALVEEGLAALTCGAFHIRSGGRAYFNTTPLGRAVTGTLLVRAMLEDNVQIWGDGSTYKGNDIERFYRYGLLANPNLRIYKPWLDAGFVAELGGRQEMSEWLVAHGLPYRDSAEKAYSTDANIWGATHEAKILEHLDTGVETVEPIMGVKFWDPSVEIPTEDVTIGFKEGRPVTVNGKEFASAVDLVMEANAIGGRHGMGMSDQIENRIIEAKSRGIYEAPGMALLHAAYERLVNAIHNEDTLAQYHSEGRRLGRLMYEGRWLDPQALMIRESLQRWVGAAVTGEVTLRLRRGEDYSILDTTGPAFSYHPDKLSMERTEDSAFGPVDRIGQLTMRNLDIADSRAKLEQYAGLGLLGSGDSALGAGLIGALPEGGAQAIASRGEVSGEDEALDRAAMEFGTD